Proteins co-encoded in one Dreissena polymorpha isolate Duluth1 chromosome 12, UMN_Dpol_1.0, whole genome shotgun sequence genomic window:
- the LOC127852527 gene encoding uncharacterized protein LOC127852527 → MSTTEDKSTSTTVDRSMFTTEVDGSMSTNVEDRSMSTTEHDRSMFTTEDNKSTSTTERWNTSTTVVDRSMSTTEDDRSMSTNVEDRSMSTTEDDRGMFTTEDNKSTSTTEGRNTSTTEVDRSISTTEDDNSTSTTDDRSMSTTEDNKSTSTTDDRRMSTTEVDRSIDDKDNSGDGRNDSANNGTSRDGDDKSKIIADDEKSMSTASDERNNASYFDDSSKITLLMISVIPYRQTDRTADNTFTRE, encoded by the exons ATGTCCACTACTGAGGACAAGAGTACGTCCACTACTGTGGACAGGAGCATGTTCACTACTGAGGTCGACGGGAGCATGTCCACTAATGTGGAGGACAGGAGCATGTCAACTACTGAGCACGATAGGAGCATGTTCACTACTGAGGACAACAAGAGCACGTCCACTACCGAGCGCTGGAACACGTCCACTACTGTGGTCGACAGGAGCATGTCTACTACTGAGGACGACAGGAGCATGTCCACCAATGTGGAGGACAGGAGCATGTCCACTACAGAGGACGACAGGGGCATGTTCACTACTGAGGACAACAAGAGCACATCCACTACTGAGGGCAGGAACACGTCCACTACTGAGGTCGACAGGAGCATATCTACTACTGAGGACGACAATAGCACGTCCACTACTGATGACAGGAGCATGTCCACTACTGAGGACAACAAGAGCACGTCCACTACTGATGACAGGAGAATGTCCACTACTGAGGTCGACAGGAGCAT AGATGACAAGGACAATTCTGGTGATGGCAGAAACGATTCTGCTAACAATGGTACATCACGTGATGGCGATGACAAGAGCAAAATAATCGCTGATGATGAGAAGAGCATGTCCACTGCTAGTGATGAGCGGAACAATGCTTCATATTTTGATGACAGCAGCAAGATAACACTGCTGATGATATCAGTGATACcataccgacagacagacagaactgCTGACAACACGTTTACG AGGGAATAG